One genomic segment of Candidatus Eremiobacteraceae bacterium includes these proteins:
- a CDS encoding chromate transporter → MNQIPSLIAVFAYLSLLTVGGGMAAYPEMETLSVNVHHWVTQDQLVHFYSLGQMAPGPNLNMVAAIGAHVAGVAGAFAVLLAFYAPTGLFALIIGRLWIRLENWPWRTSIQNGLAPTALGLMLAGLLTFGKTALRLGHSAEAFLIGLNWIAVAMAVLVLVLMLRTKINPALLVLACGVIGAFTFR, encoded by the coding sequence ATGAACCAGATACCATCGCTCATCGCAGTGTTCGCCTACCTCTCGCTGCTGACGGTCGGGGGAGGCATGGCGGCGTATCCCGAGATGGAAACGCTCAGCGTCAACGTGCATCACTGGGTGACGCAGGACCAATTGGTGCATTTCTATTCGCTCGGTCAGATGGCTCCAGGACCCAATTTGAACATGGTCGCGGCGATCGGCGCGCATGTGGCCGGGGTCGCCGGGGCTTTCGCGGTGCTCCTCGCCTTCTACGCGCCCACCGGCCTGTTCGCGCTGATCATCGGCCGCTTGTGGATACGACTCGAGAATTGGCCGTGGCGCACGTCCATCCAGAACGGTCTCGCGCCGACGGCGCTCGGCCTGATGCTTGCGGGATTGCTCACTTTTGGGAAGACCGCGTTGCGCCTAGGCCATTCCGCCGAGGCCTTCTTGATCGGGCTCAATTGGATCGCCGTCGCGATGGCCGTGCTAGTACTTGTGCTGATGCTGCGGACGAAGATCAACCCAGCGCTACTCGTCCTCGCGTGCGGTGTGATCG